GGCCTGCATGTGGTACTTCAgagctaaaatgaaaacataatgtTAGTTATAGACAGAAACAAACAGTGAGTtgactgggaggaaaaaaaatatgaggcaaagtaattttttatgcAGCAAAACTTCCACAATTAGAGTTGAGCATATGAAGCACTGTTGCTGTGAAACACAAATCATTTGGAGCATTGATACAgattcagcttaaaaaaaataagcagtctGCTACAACTTAAATTTTACTTGGTGATATTTCCCTTTAAATATAAGAAGTAAATTATTCCTTCCGGTATTACTATATGCCAGCCTCTTctgggtggtggtgtttgttttgtttttttttttaccccagaAATGCGTGCTACTCTGCAAGGTAGTTACCCTTTGTTTTGTATGTGATGGGCACATGTGAATAGGTATATAAATACTTTATTGGTTGATTTGACTTTATTGGTCTTGACTGGTTGTTACCATCTTCTCTCATGGGACTGATCTCTCTTGGAAGTGTTATATCAGAGAACGATAccttttaatattaatttcataaGCTCCATTAAATAAGATTTCAAATCAATTCTTGAGGACTCGAGTCTCCAATTCAGAGCTGGTAATAAGTCACTGTGTCCACTCCAAAGCGTGTTAAAAGTAACTGGAAGAATGCCAAATGGCTTAAATGGTTTCTGCATCAGGGCTTTTATGAAGTGCAGCACTTTTTCCACTTATGCATATAGTAGATGATTTCGATAATTGTTTGAATGTAAGATCAGCTTGCAGCTCATCTGTCTTTTTCTGGCCTCCTGAATCTACAGCATGTTGGTTCTTCCAGGGCTGTGGAGTAAGAATTAAAGTATGATTGCTAAACTTCTCTGCCTTGGAGGAACTAGACTCTTGCTGACTAATGttacttttttaatgcttaGTGGTATCCATTGAACCTTTTGTGACCAACAACTTGAAAAGTATTGTACTAGATATCCAGTGTCTTCATTAATATTGTGAATAAATTACTTAATTTCCCTCAAAGGTTAAAGTTTCTATACAAATAACCAGTTgtctgtttcctcctcctttgtttttggaaaaagcaaagtgttTATATGCTGGAGTTGTGCTTATTCAAACTTAATGAAGTagcatttaaattcaaaatctGACTTTCTCACATTGCATGCAAGATGTGTTGTTTTGGTTAATCTTTTCCTCTTACCAGGAAGAAGCTTGATGCTAGAAgactcagatttttatttttttctaaagaggTACCTTACTTCATGCATGGTATGTGCTGAATGAGTTTGTTTGGCCCTTGAGGACTTCAATAGTTGAAAGTTCTGTCTGTAACTCTGCTGTTTATAATTTGTTCATGCtatggaagaatttttttccaagccctTCTTATAGTAGTTACTCCCTTTCACTCCCATCTGTCTCAACCTTTTCATGAGTGTGACCATCTGTTGTGGTAACGAGTAGCTCCTGCTATGTTTTCTAATGGATGCTCTCCTACTAGAGTTTCTTCGCTTGGATTTAAAGAGAAGTAAAAAGGTGGTAATGCTgagatttattttcagctgcagttGAGGCAGCCTTGTATTCTGTCCTTAGAAACTGGTGCTTAAATTAAGGCTGTtggtctgcttttttttttctttcattcagacAGTGGTAGAATTATACAAATATGACTCTATTAATGCAGTGTGTGGTGCTGCACTTTTTCGGTGAGGTATTCATCCATGCTACTGTTCCTGTTTGTTTAGCTTGTGTAAGTTCTGCTTATTTTGGTTGAAGTCAGTAATTATAGCTGCTAACTCTAAATGTGTAGCAAGGAGTTTAGAAGTCATGTAGTTTCTTTCTTAAGATGGGATAGATCTGGTCAAAATCAATAGATCCCCCCGATAGTCACATGTGTTGCCTAGAAAGTAAAGCAAGCAGAGAGTATGCTATCACTGGCACCAGCTAACAATAGAGACAGGGAATTGTGATTTTTAACTGCATACTAAAGTTTCATATTAATTAAACACCCTCCTTGTGATGGTACAGGCACAGAAAGAGTTTAGGAACCAGGCTACGGAGAAATTGCTTGGACACTTCAGGGTGTTGATTCTGTACCTTGTCTGAATTGGGATCCTGTGCTTTCTAGCATGTCTAAGAtgggtttttcctcctttcccagagtTGTGCtttagcagttttatttttccctatttgGTGCAGCCTGCAACTGCTCTGTTCACGCCTGGGATTTAATTGGATTACAGTGCATTAGCCTTTTGTTAGTTGGGCAGGAAGGAGACCTGAGAGCCAGAATTTAGCTTGTAGCCAAGGAGTGTAGGGCAGCCAGAGGTTTTGGGGATATAAGTCACAGACTAActtatttttttggtgtttcCTCGGCATATACTAGATTGAGTTTCTGAGTTGAGTGGTTTGAGGTATGGAGCCAGGCAGCTTGGGAGAACATGACATCttgaaaaacctgaaaaatgcaGGTATTACCCTCATGAATCATATGCTTGGGTATGGAAGGAGACAACCGGAGTGAAACTATTGCACATTTTCTTACTCATACCCTTATGTCCAAatttagatttgattttttttgaattTAAGGATTATTGCTACAGAATCTTACTCTGCAATACAAAGAGCCCTGATTGTattatagaaaacaaaaccctgccTTTGTGGGAGAACAAAAGGGATTAGTTCCCTTTCTTAGATTTTCCTTGGAGCAATGATCTGTAGTTGAATCCAATCTGAATATAACGTTCCTTTAGCAAGCTCTAGTTGTCATCAAATCAGTGGTTAATGGTGCTTTAGCTAAAAGATCTGATAATAAGGGAGTTCATAAATCTAAAAAGCAACATAAACTACAGGTTAAAAACAATGTTGGACTGAAACATGGTGGTcttaaaggcagaaaaggaaactgcATAGAAGTAGGTAATAACATAAAATCTTAACTGTGTATGTGACCTAGATTCATGGGCCCACAGCATGATTCTCTGAAGAACTACTCTTCTGTTTCAGGTACAAAGGTATGGCAATGTACTCCAGTTTCCTACTGAGGGTAACGCAGTCAAAATCAAATTCCCCCTGCATTTTAGATACTTAGGGAAGGACTGAAACTTGATACTTGGAGTCAGCTATCGCAAGATCTTGCTGACAAGCAAAATtcaggttttccttttaaaaacaaacaaaccatgAAGTGGGATTCACAGTGGCTAGACCTTTTTGACAGTGTGAGGAATGTGATCAGTGGCTGTTCAGACTAACCTTCAGGAAATGCCATTGTGTGTGttctttgaggaagaaaagaagacacTTACTGAGTATAGGTTTGCCCATCAGAAATGTGAGGTATACCAACTTCCATATACTAGCAAATGTTTCCCAGTTCTGAATGGACAGCTTGAATCTTAGGCCAAATTTAGTCCCTAAGCCTTGTTagtgctcaaaaaaacccaaacacaaaccccaaaaaccagTGGAGGGATGTTGCTTCCTTCTGTGTCAGTTAAACAGGATGTGGGTGAACACAGGCTCAATTTTTTTCGTTAGAATTGTAGCAGACACTTGAATGTAGGATGGGCTGGAAGAAGTATCTTCTGGACTCACCTGCTTAAATACTTAATTAGACTTAAGACACACCTGTGCTCAGATGAAAGCTACTAAACACCAGGcctgaatatttgctttttctctctcaggcTTCATTATCAGAAGTTTTTTGagagaataatttatttcagtggtttaAGAGGGAGTCTTACTTACAAGATACTGAAAACTTGCTTTAAGACAGCCATAGCATTAACTATGAgcttggaaggaaaagaaaatcttatttatagctatttaaaaaccaaaaacaacaacCCCCAACAACTTGCCTCACAGGCTTCTggtgcaaaaaaatattttgtttttggGTAGCATGGCCTGCAGAGAATTGTTGGTCCTAATTAAAACTGTCATTTGAAATTGTCAGCTTTTAATTGTGATTTAGGTGAAGGTTTCTTCCTAGTTCATTTAAGTAATAGATTTTAATCTTGTTCTGcatttgtgctttattttcttagaagTTGACAGTCGTTGGAAACCACACTGATTTGTGTATAAATATAACTCTTCTGCTAGTTCTGGAACCTTTTCTCACTACCCAGAAGGACAGGCATTTAAATAATTGTAGAATTTGTTTATTGATACTGTAACAATATGAGACTTGTGTTAAAATGGTGATTGACACTATTGATTCTTTCTTACTTGTAACTTGTCAAGCTTTTTCCATCTGAAGAATGGAAGaattcatataaaaatgcagatttactttttttattaggTAAAAACTGTTGAACATATCcagtatgttttatatttaaaattgagGTGCCGAGTAGAGGAACTATCATATGTAGTTTCTTTTGCTACCCTGCACCTGTTCCTGAAAATGTAAcgtctctcttcttccttctcagttCTGTCATCTGCTTCTCCCAAAATTTTGAAGTACTGCCTGGTTATCACAGTgtatataattaaataatatagCAAATACAGCCCTTCTGGCATGTGACTATAACGTCAAATTGaacttgaaactttttttaagataaagctAACATTTCCTGAAGTGTTTGTATTCATCCAGGCTTTAAACTATTTCTCCCCCAACCTGCTGAATATCCTTTTGGACATCTTTGTCCTTGAATTGCCTCTGAAAGAGGCTTAGAGACTTTTTCCATATGGGTAGCAAAAGCAGATATGTCTGTTCATCTTGATTCCTTTTCAACACTATTCTTACGGTGAATACATTTATTCAAGGATCCCATCTAAGCAATACAAGACAGAAGGTTTGCTTGTGTAGTAGCAAGCCAATACCAGGAAAAAGCAAGCTTTGGAGGAACCTGGTGAGACTTGCTGGCTGTGCCGGGACTCGGGATGCGTCTGGCAGGTGGCCTGCCATCCTGGTGCTGAGCCCGGCACCCTCGGTGTGGAGCGGTGGGGAGGTGACCAGCAGGCAGTGGCGGAATTCGTCATGTGGGCACATCTGTGTGGCATCGTTAACTCTTCTGTGGTAGGGCTGGTGTCTTAAGTAGTAAACATATGTAGCTAATCTGATAGATTTGAGTGAAGGTTGAGAAACATCgctgatctttttttaattttttctgtctctcattACAGTTGGTCCGTTAACCATCACCTTCAGGGTGCTCCCTAGTGAAAGAATGATCatcaaaaaaaatccttttgttcaGTCTGGTGGCCGCTACAGGCCACCTCACTGCTTGGCCCGCTACAAATCAGCCATCCTTGTAGCATACAGGAACCAGGAGAAGTACCTTCACCATCTTCTCTACTATATTCATCCTTTCTTGCAGCGCCAGCAGCTCAGTTACAGTATCTACTTGATTCAGCAGGTAAACCTAAACCAGATGTGCCCGGTGGTGTAGCTGAGCTGCCCAGTTAAGGGTTAGGTTCTGAACAAGAAATGTGAATCTTCTAATGTGGAGGTACTGTTTCATGCATGGGTTTAGAGCAGGTCAGTTATATGCTGTCCCATCTCCATGACTGCTAATGATTGAAATATCATACCGCTTGTCAAGATCATCATTCTGCTATtgatttgttctgcttttttttttttccttctagagGGATAAAGTTGTCATTAAGTggtaatttgtattttcagctgttcaaGAGTTGAATGTGGTTTGTATGTCGCTTGTCAGTGTGGCTACTGAGCAAAATTGTTAAGACTAAATGCTAAAGTGAAGTTGGATATTTTCAGTCTGtatcaaataaaaacatctggCTTGACCTTGCTGTGGGGCAGCCTATGCAGGTCAAACAGCCATTTTTAACTGACACAGACTGATGTTGCAAAAGATCAGTGGTCAGAGAGTAAGTTTTGGATTCATTAATTAAAACTGGTAGTTGATtggaagaagcagcttttttgtttgaccaagatctttttttttctcatttctaagCTTTAATGAGCAGTAGTCAGGGCAAAAGTGTTGATGCGCATATGTACAGCTGAGGATTGACTTACTGGTCTCTTAAAAGTCAGCCTTCTTCAGGTGCCCATGGCATATAGCCCCTGACACAGCAAAGCTTACAATTGTTGAGAATGTTGTGAAGAGAATGGGTGAAATTTTCAGTGTCTGGGGCATGAAATTTGCAGCCAGTATTGATTCATTCCAGTGTCATTCAATTGAATAAGGCTTTTTTACtaacataaattttaatttgagttGTCATCTTTGTTGTTTTGGTGAAGAAATgtaggttttcttttccaggtggGGAATGGTACATTTAACCGAGCAAAGCTGCTTAACGTTGGTGTCCGGGAAGCCCTGAAGGATGAAGATTGGGACTGCCTTCTTCTGCACGATGTTGACCTAGTACCTGAGAACGATTATAATCTCTACGTTTGCGATGAATACTACCCCAAGCATATGGCTAGTGCCATGGATAAGTTTCAGTACGCGTAAGTGCCTCCATTTGCTTTGGATATATGTATTCTAATTGGTTCACTTTCTGCATAGAAGGCATGAATGGGGATAGTGAAAGATACAACCTTTAAGAGGTTTTACATTTGTTAGTTTTGCACTAGTGACTTCCCTAGAAAAGGGTAGTCTTGACCTAAGCATGCAGTCTTCAACAGTTCCTTGCCTGCAGGTTCCCTGTTCCACTGTTAGCTCAGCTTGGCAAATGACTGGCagatttctgtttgcctttccttCCAGAATAAAAGTATAGGGTGGGAATTATTGGATCATGTGGAAGATGTGTGATAGGATGCAGGTATTTTGAACTGACCCAAGATGTGAATTTCAAAACCAGCTGTACTTTGGTCTACtgggggggaaggtggggggaACGACAGGGGGGGTGGAACATGATAGGAATTACACTGGTTTTGCTATTTTGAGTTTTGGCATTGTAATGACAGTGTCTGTAAGGTATGTGATTAATATATCTGTGACTTGGATCATGTTGTTAGTTTGTGGAGGACTGGTATTAGCCTTCAatattgatgctttttttttttcttttagtctgcCATATAAGtccttttttgggggtgtaTGTGCTCTGACTCCAGAACATTACATGAAGATGAATGGGTTTCCAAACACATACTGGGGCAGTGGTGGTGAAAATGACGACATTGCTACAAGGTACTAATGCACAGGACAGGCTTAAAATAGAACCAAGCTGGCTAGTGAAACATGTGGCATTACCCTAAGAAAGGAACTAAGATGTTCCTTAACGTGCTTGCAGTATCATTATAATCCAAAATGCTGTTGGTAGTGGGAATGGTTAATGTCAGAAGGTGCCAATCATTGTGTGCTGGGAGGCCAAAGCTTTCCTCAGACTCTGGAGGGCAGAATGTTACTTCACATC
Above is a genomic segment from Gymnogyps californianus isolate 813 chromosome 1, ASM1813914v2, whole genome shotgun sequence containing:
- the B4GALT3 gene encoding beta-1,4-galactosyltransferase 3 isoform X1, producing the protein MSLSRVENPCFLLFLFVFQAIFILILYQGGPSNVFRGFLDSHQILDYSKTHDVYTNLSLFTQAPNEEAMPYCSAQSPIFVGPLTITFRVLPSERMIIKKNPFVQSGGRYRPPHCLARYKSAILVAYRNQEKYLHHLLYYIHPFLQRQQLSYSIYLIQQVGNGTFNRAKLLNVGVREALKDEDWDCLLLHDVDLVPENDYNLYVCDEYYPKHMASAMDKFQYALPYKSFFGGVCALTPEHYMKMNGFPNTYWGSGGENDDIATRIQLAGMKIVRTSPHLGRYKMMDYSEETETQEPWRRPTSRHNTRTTWKDDGMNSLEFKLLSRTKHPLYTNITVDIGYVPPFS